DNA sequence from the Acipenser ruthenus chromosome 20, fAciRut3.2 maternal haplotype, whole genome shotgun sequence genome:
attttgttgtttgagAATAAACGGCGCCCCACTGTCCACTGCTATTCCACTGTCGAcggtggacaggagctcccagggggcggcacacaattggctagCTGGGAACAGGTAGAGACAGATGCTGAGAGAGGTTAGCTGGGTGCAGCTCCCCTGCACCACCAGGGCACTGTCCCGACTCCACACTAATGAATCACTGAATGAAAGACAGACAGGGAAAGACAGGGGAATTCTCACCAGTCGCTGCAGACGATGTCGGGCCGGATCTCATCAAGCATGCGGACTGAGTAGCCTTCCTTCCGCAGATCAACGATCTGGGACTTCATGCAgggactgagaggagagaggagagagtcagaGACACACTGGGACTTCATGTAGGGACTGAGAGCAGAGAGTCAGTGACACACTGGGACTTCTAAAGGGACTGAGAGCAGAGAGTCAGAGACACATTGGGACTTCATGCAGGGACTGAGAGGAGAGAGTCAGTGACACACTGGGACTTCATGCAGAGACTGAGAGCAGAGAGTCAGTGACACACTGGGACTTCATGCAGGGATGGAGAGCAGAGAGTCAGTGACACACTGGGACTTCATGCAGGGACTGAGATGAGAGAGTCAGTGACACACTGGGACTTCATGCAgggactgagaggagagaggagagagtcaacAGACACACTGGGACTTCATGCAGGGACTGCGAGGAGAGAGGAGAGTCAGTGACACATTGGGACTTCATGCAGGGACTGAGAGGAGAGAGTCAGTGACACACTGGGACTTCATGCAGGGACTGAGAGCAGAGAGTCAGTGACACACTGGGACTTCATGTAGGGACTGAGAGGAGAGAGTCCGTGACACACTGGGACTTCATGCAGGGACTGAGAGCAGAGAGTCAGATACACATGGGACTTCATGCAGGAactgagagcagagaggagagagtcagtgACACAGTGGGACTTCATGCAGAGACTGAGAGCAGAGAGTTAGTGACACACTGGGACTTCATGCAGGGACTGAGAGAAGAGAGTCAGTGACACACTGGAACTTCATGCAGGGactgaggggagagaggagagagtcagaGACACACTGGGACTTCATGCAgggactgagaggagagaggagagagtcagaGACACACTGGGACTTCATGCAGGGACTGAGAGGACAGAGTCAGTGACATCAAATGAATATATTTCTATTTCATGTGGAGGGTAGAAACCTGTGTAAAAGCGGGTCTGGGGAGGTACTCACGAGTACGATGTGACAAAGTACTTCTGGACGGTGTCATCAGGGAGGGCATGCTCCGGTTCAATGGATTCGATTTTCCACTTGTCACCTCCGTTTGAGCACAATGTCCAGTTGTTAAAACCctctgagagacagacagaggagcACTGGGTCAGTCTGGATCCCTCTCCTAGTTTAGAATGCACTCCTAGAGTGTCTTGGACTGATCTCTGTTCACTCTGAAACATAACCCAGTCTCTCAATACTACTGGACTGTACTCTTACACATTTCTGTCAAAGTGCTCAGAGTTCCTGTGCAATATAGAGTGACCTCACTGTGATGTGACCTTCCTGGGACCCCTGTAATGGGACCCCTCTCTGACCCCTCTGTACCCACCCTCAGCTCGCGGGTTGCTCAGCAGGTTCCTCCTCCATTGGCTCAGGAAGTAGAAGAGTCTCCAGTCCACCGGTGAGAAGGTGGGGTCTCTTGGTCGTAGCCCCTCCCTCTTGCACTTCCTCTTCCACAGGGAGGCGCTGTCCACCACGTCACGCCACAGCGAGCTCACCAGCCGGCAGCGATGGACAAGGTCCGTGGCTGGCACTTGCACCAGGATCTCCTCCAACAGAAATACAGACACTTCACTGAACCGGGACTGCATGCTGCCGGgctgcagagaggagagggggagggggagggggagaaagagagagaaagagagagagagagacagagtagtagtttgcttttaaaaagttcagtttactttcaaAAGAAAAGCAGCAGTTGGCAGTGACAGTTAGAAACTGCAACAAATTGTAGCAAATTCTCACGGTTGCCATGGAGAGCAGtgagagtgcagagagcagggagatCCAGTAGCCTGCTGAACTGACACGGGCACAGGTCAGGAAGCAGCACAAACTGAGTGTGCTGAGAGAGAACCCGGAGTGTCTGTACACAGACTACTCTGGGACAGGAGACAACAAGATGAAAATCAACCTCATCTTCTATACTGAACACAGCAAtgcctggcacactgctgtgtgtaagaAGTACAACAACATTACAAAAAGAGGGATCTGCCAAGGTAGACAAATCCTTTTAAGAGAAGACTCTGACCCAGACAGCACAGTCCTGATTATTAATGTCTACCACAATGGGACCTTGTTGATCCAGGGCAGTGAGGTTAGCCTGACCTCCTTCGAAAAAACCTTTAAACAACTAAAAGAGGCGGCAGAGAAAGAGAAAACACACACTACATCCAACAACCCCAAGGACACCGACCCTGAAGATTCAGCTCCAACCTCAGACAGCAACCAACCCACCCCCACCGACATCCAGCACATACGGGAGTGTCTGGCTCCTCCCACatagtgtggtacagaggggagcTCGCCAACTACATCAGCCCAGTTAAACAGGGTCAAACACACACATGGTTCAAAATTAACAAGGGAATGACCCAGTGTGaaaattatatatactgtacctgtgtgcagcatacaccACCCCTTCTGTATCCCCCTATTATAACAAAGAGTATTTTAAccccctccacacagagatcagccatttccaggcccagggaaatgtgctgctctgtggggatttcaatgcCAGGACAGGCTCAAAGCCTGACGGTATAAACACTCTGGGAAACAGCCATATATTTGGACAGACCCATTCGTACCTCACACCTACCACAACAcagagaaacaaccctgaccgTGCTGTAAAAAAGAATGGGAGAGagttagtgcatctctgtcaagccatgggtctgtacatcgttagtggaaggatcagaggggactctttagggaggtttacttactgctcagctcttgggaaAAGTGAAatggactatgccatcactgacatggGCCCCTCTTCTCTTAATGCATTCAATGTCAGGCAACAAACCCCCCTGTCGGAccaatcaaatcactgtgttcctgaaaagaaGAGGGCAGCctaacaacacacagacacagcccagtaagctgtacaatctgaataaaaaa
Encoded proteins:
- the LOC117425434 gene encoding F-box only protein 44-like isoform X1; this encodes MGQSQAKKESYVRKPEGTPGSMQSRFSEVSVFLLEEILVQVPATDLVHRCRLVSSLWRDVVDSASLWKRKCKREGLRPRDPTFSPVDWRLFYFLSQWRRNLLSNPRAEEGFNNWTLCSNGGDKWKIESIEPEHALPDDTVQKYFVTSYSPCMKSQIVDLRKEGYSVRMLDEIRPDIVCSDWYAPRWDCGSKYEVCIQLLSAKHKVIQQFEPEPVIFLQWNDMEWKEMTHVFSGYGRGVRFVKFSHGGSDTQFWAGWYGIRVTNSSVVVEAERRARQ
- the LOC117425434 gene encoding F-box only protein 44-like isoform X2; this translates as MKRRNFNFVIVLPGSMQSRFSEVSVFLLEEILVQVPATDLVHRCRLVSSLWRDVVDSASLWKRKCKREGLRPRDPTFSPVDWRLFYFLSQWRRNLLSNPRAEEGFNNWTLCSNGGDKWKIESIEPEHALPDDTVQKYFVTSYSPCMKSQIVDLRKEGYSVRMLDEIRPDIVCSDWYAPRWDCGSKYEVCIQLLSAKHKVIQQFEPEPVIFLQWNDMEWKEMTHVFSGYGRGVRFVKFSHGGSDTQFWAGWYGIRVTNSSVVVEAERRARQ
- the LOC117425434 gene encoding F-box only protein 6-like isoform X3, with product MGQSQAKKESYVRKPEGTPGSMQSRFSEVSVFLLEEILVQVPATDLVHRCRLVSSLWRDVVDSASLWKRKCKREGLRPRDPTFSPVDWRLFYFLSQWRRNLLSNPRAEEGFNNWTLCSNGGDKWKIESIEPEHALPDDTVQKYFVTSYSPCMKSQIVDLRKEGYSVRMLDEIRPDIVCSDWYAPRWDCGSKYEVCIQLLSAKHKVIQQFEPEPVIFLQWNDMEWKEARHAATASEYHTALGRLQADPQVPGQSTGVAGVR